CACTATTAAACCGGAAATTCATCATTGCTTCTGGTTTTTCTTATGGTAAAACAATCGGCGACTTTGCTCTTATGTTTATTTCGTACTGTGCGAGTTGTGTTAAACGGTCGTCAATTTGTTTTTCCTGCACTTCTGCCTTATGGAAAAAATTAGCAGCTTTCTCCATACCCAATGTGTTGGCAAAAGCGGCAGATGTTCCATAAGCACTGATCTTAAAATGATTGATCATTTGCACGCTTGCCAACAGGCAGGCGTCTGTCACTTCAGCGTCGGCACACATAACCAGTTTTTCATTTGTATCCTGAATATAAGCGCTCATGATGCGGTTCATAAGACTTAATGAAGTAAGCCGTTCCGCATTTACAAATTCTTCCAGGTTGGTCAAATGTTCGCCAATGTCATCTTTGTACCTCTGCAAAACCGTTTTCAGTTTCAATGAACTGGCTTTGCTGATCCATTGAGGTAATGCATTGCTCAATTGCATTTCTGCACTGGAGAATTTACTTGCTTCATGATCGAGCAGGTTGTGGAGCGTTGTAATAGTTGTGAGTTCCTGTTTCATATGCATGCATTTTATCGTGACCGAATATATTTCATTGAATAACTTTTTCCAATGATGACTATCATGCGATTTCTGACTATACTCATTGCTTTTTGTGTTAAAAAGAATGTGTTTTGGAATGATGATTGTGGCTCTCTTTTTCGCAATAAAAAATGTTCCCCCGGAACTACTATTAAAATAAAAATGAAGACATGAAACTGTTTTTATTTCTGCTTACGGCATTTGTGGCTCTTACAGCTATTGTATCAGGGGCATTACTTATGAGTTACCCCGAAGGTTCTTTGTTCGGCATGACAACTGCGTTACTTAAAGCAACACCGTTCGGTAATTTTTTTGTGCCTGGTTTAATACTTTGCATTGTGGTGGGCGGAACAAATCTCATAGCTGTACTGCTTAATATGCAGAACCACCCGATGCGTTACAATTGGAGCATTGGCGGCGCCGTAATGCTTATAGGTTGGGTGGTAGTGCAAATGCTGCTCATTGCTGTGCTGCATTGGTTACAGTTTGTATATCTCGGTATTGGATTAATGATGTTGTTGCTGAGCTGGCAATTGAAAGGTAAATGGGCGGTGTGAAAAATTGACGTATCATTTCTTCTTTTCCGCTTCTTTCTTCTGCTTTTCCAATCGCCTGAAATAACCCCTGAACAAAAAATTAGTTTTCAACGCTTCCATGTTCTGGTTAAAACCATCGGTTCCTTTTTCAATATTCTGCAAACTGTTATTCAGCTTTTGCACAAGAATAGAATCTTTCAGTAAACTATGAACAGGGCCTTTGCCATAGTTCAGATCGTTTTTAACAGAAAGAGTAAAAGCATGTAAATCGGTTGCCAGCGAGTCGGCATTGCTGCCCACCAGTTTTATTTTTTCAATGGCTTCATTCAGGTTGTAAGCAATGGCTGTATCAGTAATAATTTTTCCCAGCGATCCTTTGCCTTGTTTTACATCACCAATAATGGTTTGCAAATCTTTCACCATCAAATCTGCTTTTACTGTTGCTGAGCGAATGTTATTGACTGATGCAAGAATATTTTTAGGTAATGCTTTGTTGTCGAGCACTTCCCACAAAGCTGAGCTGTTGTTAATGCGGTGAACAGTTGTTTTCAGATCTTCTGAAATAACAGCTACGTTCTGGTTGGTGCGGTTCAAAAGCTCCAGCATCTCATCGGTGCTGATGATTTTCTTGGTGCGTAATACATCGCCGCTCACTGCAAATGCTGATCCGTCTTTTGCGGGTGTGATCTGCAGTAATTTATTTCCCATCAAGCCATCGGTTGAAATGCTTACCACATCATTCACACGGATATATTGTTTCATGTCTTCTTCAATCAACATCGTTACTTCTATGGATGTATCGTTAATGATGGAAACTTTTTTTACTGTGCCCACCTGTATACCTGCATAACGGATATTGTTGCCTGGTGTTAAACCCTGCACATGTTCAAACCTTGCTTTCAAAACATAATTACGGCTGAAGAGATTGCTGTCTTTGCCAATCATATACAAACCTAAAATGAGCAGGAACAACCCGGCAAACATGAAAATGCCCAGTTTGATGTTATTTATTGTTTGCTTTGCCATTGTTCAAAAAATTGTTTTACGAGCGGATCATTATTTTGTTCCAGTTCCTGATAGCTTCCTTGCGTATAACATTTCCCATCGATCAGCATTACAATTCGGTCGGCTGTCATGCGTATGCAATTCATATCGTGTGAAATAATGATCGATGATGTGTTGTATTTCTCACCCATTTCCAGCATCAGTTCACTGATCTCTTTAGCAGTGATGGGGTCAAGCCCTGTTGTAGGTTCATCATACAACATGATCTCCGGATCTAGAATCAATGTTCTTGCCAATGCAATGCGTTTACGCATACCACCAGAAAGTTCAGCTGGCATCATATCAACGGTGTGTGCCAGGCCAACATTGGTTAGCACTTCCATCACTTTATCATTGGTTTCTGCTGCTGTTACTTTTATCCAATGACGACGCAACGGGAATTCAAGATTCTCACGCACCGTCATTGAATCATACAAGGCATTACTTTGAAACAGGAATCCCACTTTTGCACGAAGTATGTCTAGTTCTTTTATGTTGAGCTTTATCACATCTTCATTTAAAACCATTATGTCGCCTGCATCCTGTTCCAGTAAACCGATAATGCATTTAATGAGTACAGATTTTCCTGAACCTGATTTGCCCAGTACAACAACATTTTCTCCTCTTAATACATCGAGATTAAAATCTTTCAGCACATGATTGTTTCCAAATGATTTATACAAATGCCTGATTGAAATAACCGGCTCACGGTTTTCTTCAGTTATAGTTTTATGTTGTATTGTTTTCTCCTCAAACATTATTCATCAGTTTAAACCAAGCAGGTCAGTGATCTGGACAGCCAGCAGATCAATTATAAATACTGCAACGGAACTTACCACTACGGCTGAGTTAGCTGCACGTCCAACACCTTCTGTTCCTTTTTGTGCATGGTAACCTTTATAGCAACCGATCATACCAATAGCAAACCCAAAGAAAAATGATTTGATAAAAGCGGGCATCACATCGCTGAATGCCAAACCATCAAACACCATTTTAAAAAACAATTGAAAACTGGTAACACCTCTTATGTTTACACCAATATAGGAGCCGTATAACGCAATGGCATCACCTGCAATGACCAGCAGCGGCAACATGCATGTTGATGCAAGGACTCTTGTAACCACTAAATATTTGTAAGGATTGGTGCCGCTGACTTCCATAGCATCGATCTGTTCAGTTACTTTCATGCTGCCCAGTTCTGCACCAATGCTGCTGCCAATCTTACCGGCAAAGATCAAGGCCGTTATAACAGGCCCTATTTCCCGTACAATTGCTATGCCTACCATTTCCGGTAGTTCAGTTGCAACGCCGTAATCGAGCAGGGCAGGACGAAGTTGCATGGTGAGTACAAGCCCCATAATAAAACCCGTAAGCCCCACAAGAGGAAATGATTTGTAACCGATCATGAAACATTGTCGAACAAACTCAGTGAATTCAAAACGAGCCTGCATAGTTTGTCCAATGAACCTGAGGGAAAAACGACCAAGAAGGCCGGTTTCAACGAGCATCTTTTTCATTGTGGCAAACATGACTGATTTATATCAATACCAAATG
The DNA window shown above is from Lacibacter sp. H375 and carries:
- a CDS encoding YciE/YciF ferroxidase family protein, which translates into the protein MKQELTTITTLHNLLDHEASKFSSAEMQLSNALPQWISKASSLKLKTVLQRYKDDIGEHLTNLEEFVNAERLTSLSLMNRIMSAYIQDTNEKLVMCADAEVTDACLLASVQMINHFKISAYGTSAAFANTLGMEKAANFFHKAEVQEKQIDDRLTQLAQYEINIRAKSPIVLP
- a CDS encoding MlaD family protein; this translates as MAKQTINNIKLGIFMFAGLFLLILGLYMIGKDSNLFSRNYVLKARFEHVQGLTPGNNIRYAGIQVGTVKKVSIINDTSIEVTMLIEEDMKQYIRVNDVVSISTDGLMGNKLLQITPAKDGSAFAVSGDVLRTKKIISTDEMLELLNRTNQNVAVISEDLKTTVHRINNSSALWEVLDNKALPKNILASVNNIRSATVKADLMVKDLQTIIGDVKQGKGSLGKIITDTAIAYNLNEAIEKIKLVGSNADSLATDLHAFTLSVKNDLNYGKGPVHSLLKDSILVQKLNNSLQNIEKGTDGFNQNMEALKTNFLFRGYFRRLEKQKKEAEKKK
- a CDS encoding ABC transporter ATP-binding protein — translated: MFEEKTIQHKTITEENREPVISIRHLYKSFGNNHVLKDFNLDVLRGENVVVLGKSGSGKSVLIKCIIGLLEQDAGDIMVLNEDVIKLNIKELDILRAKVGFLFQSNALYDSMTVRENLEFPLRRHWIKVTAAETNDKVMEVLTNVGLAHTVDMMPAELSGGMRKRIALARTLILDPEIMLYDEPTTGLDPITAKEISELMLEMGEKYNTSSIIISHDMNCIRMTADRIVMLIDGKCYTQGSYQELEQNNDPLVKQFFEQWQSKQ
- a CDS encoding MlaE family ABC transporter permease, with the translated sequence MKKMLVETGLLGRFSLRFIGQTMQARFEFTEFVRQCFMIGYKSFPLVGLTGFIMGLVLTMQLRPALLDYGVATELPEMVGIAIVREIGPVITALIFAGKIGSSIGAELGSMKVTEQIDAMEVSGTNPYKYLVVTRVLASTCMLPLLVIAGDAIALYGSYIGVNIRGVTSFQLFFKMVFDGLAFSDVMPAFIKSFFFGFAIGMIGCYKGYHAQKGTEGVGRAANSAVVVSSVAVFIIDLLAVQITDLLGLN